Part of the Corynebacterium efficiens YS-314 genome is shown below.
CGCAGGAGGAGAAACCGACACCATCGGATGTTGATGAGGTCGCCGGCCTGCTCACCCAGGCCTTCCGTGAATACCGGTTGGGGGAACCAGTGGTTCCGGCGGTGGATCTGACCAACGGCTGGGCTGAGAAATTCCACCTGGCCGTGGCAGCGCGCCCCGCGGTGATCTCCTCCACCTTCGGCATGTTCACACCGGATGAGTTCGCCACCCTGAAACAGGCGGGGATCGAGGCCTGGGTGACCGTAACCAACGAGAATGACGCACGAACGGCGGAACGGGCCGGCGCGGATGTGCTCGTGGTCCAGGGGCCGGAAGCCGGTGGTCACCGGTCCACCTGGTCCCTTACAGAGGAACCGGATCGGAGGTCCCTTGATGAGCTGCTGCGGGCCGTGGTGGGGCAGGTCCGCATCCCGGTGGTGGCCGCGGGCGGTGTCTCCACCCGCGAGGGCGTGCAACGCATGTTGGATCTCGGGGCCTCTGCGGTGGCTTGCGGGTCGGTGTTCCTCCTGGCGGATGAGGCCGGCACCTCGGCGACCAATCGTGAACTGCTCCTGACGGCCGGTGAACGGGGCGTGACCACCACCTGTTCCAGGGCCTTCTCAGGGAGGTACGCCAGGGGGGTGAAGACCCGATTCGTGCGGGAAAATGAAAGTCTACCCCCGGTCTACCCGTACCTGAATGTGATGATCGCCCCGCTGCGGGCCGCGGCTGGGGCGACAGGGAACTGGGACTATGCGTACTGCCTGGTGGGAACCGGTATTGGTAATATCAAAACGGGGTCAGTGAAACAGATATTGAGCACAATGAATCCTTCCGTTTGAGCTAGGCTGAGGGGGCTTGTTCTCCACCTACCCATCGAAGGACGCATTAAATGACGAACAACCACAAGGACTGGAACGAACGCATCGCAGTTGCGGAGCAGATGGTGCCCCTCATCGGGCGTCTGCACCGCAACAATAATGTCGTGGTGTCGGTCTTCGGTCGTCTCCTTGTGAATGTCTCTGACATCGACATCATCAAGTCACACCGCTACGCACGTCACATCACCTCCAAGGAACTCCCCCTGGAGGACACCCTGGCGATCCTGCGCGAGCTGGTGGACATGAACCTCGGCACGGCATCGATCGATCTCGGACAGCTGGCCTACAACTTCGAGAATTCCGACAGCACCGATCTGCGTGCCTTCCTGGAGGACTCACTCGCGGATGTCATCGGCACCGGCCCGACCACCAAACACGCCGATGTCGTCCTCTACGGTTTCGGCCGCATCGGACGTCTCCTGGCGCGCATCCTCGTCTCCCGTGAGGCCCTCTACGACGGTGTGCGCCTGCGCGCGATCGTCGTACGTAAGAACTCCGAGGATGACCTGGTCAAGCGTGCCTCCCTGCTGCGCCGTGACTCCGTGCACGGGGCCTTCGACGGCACCATCACCATCGATCACGAGAACAACATCATCTGGGCCAACGGCACCCCGATCCAGGTGATCTACTCCAACGACCCCACCACGGTCGACTACACCGAATACGGCATCGACAACGCCATCGTGGTGGATAACACCGGCCGCTGGCGCGACCGTGAGGGCCTGGGCCAGCACCTGCAGGCCAAGGGCGTGTCCAAGGTGGTGCTCACCGCGCCGGGCAAGGGCGACCTGAAGAACATCGTCTACGGCATCAACCACTCCGACATCGCGGAGGATGACACCATCATCACCGCGGCATCGTGCACCACCAACGCCATCACCCCGGTGCTCAAGGTCATCAACGACCGCTACGGTGTCGAGTTCGGCCATGTGGAGACGGTCCACTCCTTCACCAATGACCAGAACCTCATCGACAACTTCCACAAGGGTTCCCGCCGTGGCCGTGCAGCAGGTCTGAACATGGTCCTCACCGAGACCGGTGCGGCCAAGGCCGTGGCCAAGGCCCTGCCCGAACTCGCCGGCAAGTTGACCGGCAATGCCATCCGCGTCCCCACCCCGGATGTATCCATGGCGGTGCTCAACCTCACCCTCAACCAGGAGGTTGACCGCGAGGAGGTCAACGACTTCCTCCGCCGGGTGTCCCTGCACTCCAACCTGCGTCAGCAGATCGACTGGATCAAGTCCCCGGAGGTGGTCTCCACCGACTTCGTGGGCACCACCCACGCCGGCATTGTCGACGGTCTGGCCACCATCGCCACCGGCCGTCACCTGGTGCTCTACGTCTGGTATGACAACGAGTTCGGCTACTCCAGCCAGGTCGTCCGCATTGTGGAGGAGATCGCCGGTGCACGCCCGAAGGTCTACCCGGAGCGCGCACTGCCCGTGGCCCTCTAACCCCGGCCCACCCGGAGAGTGATCCGGCTGCACACCTGTGAGACATCACCGGTGCCGCAGCCGGATTATTTTGTTAGGCATCCCTTGCCTCGGGCACTACACTGGAAACCATGAGCAAGCGTAGGAAGAGACCCACCTCACGCGTGACGGTGACACACAACCCGCTCGGGGTGAAACTGAAAAGTACGTGTTGCCGGAAGACGCCACGGTGCACCAACTGCCCGGTGGTCTACACCCGGCTGCTCAAGTCCGGTGCCCTGGAGAATGATGATATCGACCTGCCCCGCCGCCTCAAGGAAGCACGCAGGAAGTAGGGGCCATGGGCAAATCCATGACCAAGGTGCGCAAACGGCTGAAATCCGGCAAGGTCAAAAAGAAGTGCTGTAAGGACAACCCCCGGTGTTCCTCGTGCCCGACCGTCGCACACCGCCTGCGCAAGGCGGGCGCCCTCGAGCTTGACGACGCAGCCCTGCGCACCGCTCTCAAACACGCCCGGCGGT
Proteins encoded:
- a CDS encoding NAD(P)H-dependent flavin oxidoreductase → MGILDSLSVPVIVAPMAGGPSTPELVTAAGQVGSLGFLAGGTSSVAQFRTQLAQVSGRFGVNLFRPQEEKPTPSDVDEVAGLLTQAFREYRLGEPVVPAVDLTNGWAEKFHLAVAARPAVISSTFGMFTPDEFATLKQAGIEAWVTVTNENDARTAERAGADVLVVQGPEAGGHRSTWSLTEEPDRRSLDELLRAVVGQVRIPVVAAGGVSTREGVQRMLDLGASAVACGSVFLLADEAGTSATNRELLLTAGERGVTTTCSRAFSGRYARGVKTRFVRENESLPPVYPYLNVMIAPLRAAAGATGNWDYAYCLVGTGIGNIKTGSVKQILSTMNPSV
- a CDS encoding glyceraldehyde-3-phosphate dehydrogenase — translated: MTNNHKDWNERIAVAEQMVPLIGRLHRNNNVVVSVFGRLLVNVSDIDIIKSHRYARHITSKELPLEDTLAILRELVDMNLGTASIDLGQLAYNFENSDSTDLRAFLEDSLADVIGTGPTTKHADVVLYGFGRIGRLLARILVSREALYDGVRLRAIVVRKNSEDDLVKRASLLRRDSVHGAFDGTITIDHENNIIWANGTPIQVIYSNDPTTVDYTEYGIDNAIVVDNTGRWRDREGLGQHLQAKGVSKVVLTAPGKGDLKNIVYGINHSDIAEDDTIITAASCTTNAITPVLKVINDRYGVEFGHVETVHSFTNDQNLIDNFHKGSRRGRAAGLNMVLTETGAAKAVAKALPELAGKLTGNAIRVPTPDVSMAVLNLTLNQEVDREEVNDFLRRVSLHSNLRQQIDWIKSPEVVSTDFVGTTHAGIVDGLATIATGRHLVLYVWYDNEFGYSSQVVRIVEEIAGARPKVYPERALPVAL